A part of Leptospira wolffii serovar Khorat str. Khorat-H2 genomic DNA contains:
- a CDS encoding type II toxin-antitoxin system VapB family antitoxin, whose translation MIAVKTTLYIPDELFHSAQMYTGIQEKTRLVQEGLKALIREKSAERLALLGGTDPKAEGPIRKKAGK comes from the coding sequence ATGATAGCGGTCAAAACCACTCTATATATCCCGGACGAGCTGTTCCATAGCGCCCAAATGTACACCGGCATCCAAGAAAAAACCCGCCTAGTACAAGAAGGCCTTAAGGCATTGATCCGGGAAAAATCCGCAGAAAGACTGGCTCTTTTAGGAGGAACCGATCCCAAGGCGGAAGGTCCGATTCGGAAGAAAGCCGGTAAATGA
- a CDS encoding helix-turn-helix domain-containing protein has translation MENQSYTSLFLAFSLGLAFLFSLGETFSSPRGEKQNLLAFIFFLVGIFLTHAFLLTCKMISHFPGLYLTHLPVSALMGPFLERYLLLAMGNPPESKRIFSIKMLPALLILLWMLPFYISGGPEKIELLRTIQSTGLPLSLKIPVMVTMGVMFYFLFSTLFRIFLQVRYTTVYKDPRMLTILGVSLFSLIILLYGFFSVLIGSIRGLEGVGSLIGIFLCALYVLRQGYPEFFLEVQKVVEEEKKYRASQLGKLDREDLRRRLENLFDSEKVFLQEDLTLSYLAQKLNLSTHQLSEYLNADLKKNFFQLLNEHRVLEAKKRIESDPEEVLLSVAYSSGFRSKSTFNEVFRKETGFTPSDYRKRIRQKKRK, from the coding sequence ATGGAAAACCAATCCTATACTTCCCTATTCTTGGCTTTTTCTTTGGGACTCGCCTTCTTATTTTCCTTAGGAGAAACGTTCTCCTCTCCTCGCGGAGAAAAACAAAACCTACTGGCATTTATCTTTTTTCTGGTCGGAATTTTTCTCACGCATGCGTTTTTACTCACCTGCAAGATGATCTCTCATTTCCCCGGTTTGTATCTCACTCATCTTCCTGTGTCCGCATTGATGGGTCCTTTTTTGGAACGTTACCTTCTTCTTGCCATGGGAAATCCTCCGGAATCCAAGCGGATTTTTTCGATCAAGATGCTGCCGGCTCTTCTCATTCTTCTTTGGATGCTGCCTTTCTATATTTCAGGAGGTCCGGAAAAAATCGAACTACTCAGAACCATACAAAGTACGGGTCTTCCTCTCTCCTTAAAAATTCCCGTTATGGTTACTATGGGGGTGATGTTTTATTTTTTATTCTCCACGCTATTCCGCATCTTCCTACAGGTAAGATACACCACCGTATACAAAGATCCTAGGATGCTCACGATCTTAGGCGTGAGTCTATTCTCCTTAATCATACTACTGTACGGTTTCTTCTCCGTTTTGATCGGATCCATCCGAGGCTTGGAAGGAGTCGGATCCCTGATCGGAATCTTCCTTTGCGCTCTATACGTTTTGAGACAAGGTTATCCGGAATTCTTTCTAGAGGTCCAAAAGGTCGTCGAGGAAGAAAAGAAATACAGAGCCTCCCAACTTGGTAAATTGGACCGGGAGGATCTCAGGAGAAGATTGGAGAATCTATTCGATTCGGAGAAAGTCTTCCTACAAGAGGATCTTACCCTTTCTTACCTGGCCCAAAAATTGAACCTGAGCACCCACCAATTATCCGAGTATCTGAATGCGGATTTGAAAAAGAATTTCTTCCAGCTATTAAACGAACACAGGGTTTTGGAGGCCAAAAAAAGAATCGAATCCGATCCGGAAGAAGTTCTACTCTCCGTCGCCTATTCTTCCGGATTCCGCTCCAAATCGACTTTTAACGAGGTTTTTCGAAAGGAAACCGGCTTTACTCCTTCCGATTACCGCAAGAGAATCCGTCAAAAAAAGAGAAAATAA
- the rplK gene encoding 50S ribosomal protein L11: protein MAAKKVVKQIKLQVEAGKANPAPPVGPALGQAGLNIMEFCKQFNERTKAQIGYKLPVVITVFSDRSFTFITKAPPAALLVKKAIGLETGSATPHTVKVGKITRKQLEEIAKTKMADLNANDLDGAVQIIAGTCRSMGVTVEG from the coding sequence ATGGCAGCAAAAAAAGTAGTAAAGCAGATCAAGCTCCAGGTTGAAGCCGGTAAGGCCAACCCTGCTCCTCCAGTCGGACCGGCTCTCGGTCAGGCAGGATTGAACATCATGGAGTTCTGCAAGCAATTCAACGAGAGAACCAAGGCCCAGATCGGGTACAAGCTTCCCGTTGTAATCACGGTATTCTCCGACAGGAGTTTTACATTCATTACCAAGGCTCCTCCGGCAGCGCTTCTCGTTAAGAAGGCGATCGGACTAGAGACCGGTTCCGCAACTCCCCATACAGTTAAGGTGGGGAAAATTACCCGTAAACAATTGGAAGAAATCGCCAAAACCAAAATGGCGGACTTGAACGCAAACGACCTGGACGGAGCCGTACAGATCATCGCGGGAACTTGTCGTTCCATGGGCGTAACGGTAGAGGGGTAA
- the rpoB gene encoding DNA-directed RNA polymerase subunit beta yields the protein MYGQVERKRVNFGKITNLDYLPNLIQIQKKSFDWFLQSEVKDPTKRKNQGLEAVFRETFPIESPNNDMVMEYSHYVLGEAKKNPQECKDTDATFALPLKAVIRLIIKETGEIREQVVYMGDLPVMTEQGTFIINGAERVVVSQLHRSPGIFFSYDSERDTYSARVIPYRGSWLEFEMDNKGILVAKIDRKKKFPATLLVKSLGHGTNEEVLRLFYKSSKAKIGGASTKELKRLIGRRVIADVINMETGEVMLDAGSKINEDNISILKEMKVKEVELVEYPKDKDNPVLVNCLEKDGVNDYEDAILKFHGIMRQGEPSTIENAETELTRLFFSPKTFDLGDVGRYKINSKFEFNNPKEFSSARERVLRPADIIETVRYLLNLISETENYYPDDIDHLGNRRIRSVGELIANQLKVGFTRVERVIKERMTVQEVGTQTPQLLISIKPITAVINEFFGSSQLSQFMDQTNPLAELTHKRRLNALGPGGLSRDRAGMEVRDVHYSHYGRMCPIETPEGPNIGLILSMSSYARVNDYGFLETPYRTVKNGRVGNNIEYLTADKEEYHSIAVSSSPVDEKGEFKSKLISTRHRSDYPFRNPNEIQYMDLTPMQVVSVSTALIPFLEHDDANRALMGSNMQRQAVPLLRQEAPFVGTGMETRAAYDSRICIISRHDGVVKYVDAEKVIIERKGGKESDTYDLTKFKKTNQGTCFNQTPVVGVVHSEIDGRVTKVSKEKIEVTADNGSVREYSLTSGLKQYQPLISSGEEVRRGSTLAGQIVLGERMDENGNILQKGTVLADGPAVDNGTLALGRNVLVAFMPWEGYNFEDAILISEKVVKDDIFSSIHIEEFEIQARETKLGQEQITRDIPNLSDKAFRDLDETGVIRVGAEVKPGDILVGMVTPKGETDLTPEYKLLHSIFGEKAKEVRDSSLRMPNGFEGTVIDIKRFSRERGDELPAGVEEMVKVFVARKRKLLVGDKMAGRHGNKGVVARIMAEEDMPYMEDGTPMDIVLNPLGVPSRMNLGQIFETQLGLAASKLGINFETPVFDGATEADVEKYCKEANLPLSSKFKLYDGRTGLPFMNEVFCGFIYMLKLAHLVDDKIHARSTGPYSLVTQQPLGGKAQFGGQRLGEMEVWALEAYGASHTLQELLTIKSDDMLGRARIYEAIVKGIHSIKPGIPESFNVLVQELRGLALDIVITDSEGNSIDISDYEDEYSKSKKKIKFETIENA from the coding sequence ATGTACGGTCAAGTAGAGAGAAAAAGGGTAAACTTCGGTAAGATCACCAATCTGGATTACCTACCTAACTTGATTCAGATTCAGAAGAAGTCCTTCGACTGGTTTCTTCAATCCGAAGTTAAGGACCCCACTAAACGGAAGAACCAAGGCTTAGAAGCCGTTTTCCGGGAAACTTTCCCTATCGAAAGTCCGAACAACGACATGGTGATGGAATACAGCCACTATGTCCTGGGAGAGGCTAAGAAAAACCCGCAGGAGTGCAAAGACACAGACGCTACTTTTGCTCTCCCGTTAAAAGCGGTCATTCGACTCATCATCAAGGAAACCGGAGAGATCCGAGAGCAGGTCGTCTATATGGGCGATCTTCCCGTAATGACAGAGCAGGGAACCTTCATCATCAACGGAGCAGAGCGAGTGGTCGTTTCCCAGCTCCACCGTTCTCCCGGTATCTTCTTCTCTTACGATTCTGAGAGAGATACTTATTCTGCCAGAGTGATTCCATATAGAGGATCCTGGTTGGAATTCGAGATGGACAATAAGGGAATCCTGGTCGCAAAAATCGACCGTAAGAAAAAATTCCCGGCTACTCTTCTCGTCAAGTCCCTGGGTCACGGAACGAACGAAGAAGTTCTTCGTCTTTTCTACAAATCCTCCAAGGCGAAAATCGGAGGAGCTTCCACCAAGGAACTCAAACGTCTGATCGGACGCAGAGTGATCGCAGACGTGATCAATATGGAAACCGGAGAGGTTATGCTCGATGCCGGTTCCAAGATCAACGAGGACAATATCTCCATCCTGAAAGAGATGAAGGTGAAAGAAGTCGAGCTGGTGGAATATCCTAAAGACAAGGATAATCCCGTTTTAGTGAACTGCTTGGAAAAAGACGGAGTCAACGATTACGAAGACGCAATCCTGAAATTTCACGGCATCATGAGACAAGGCGAGCCTTCCACGATAGAAAACGCGGAAACCGAATTAACTCGCCTATTCTTCTCTCCTAAAACTTTCGATCTGGGAGACGTTGGTCGTTATAAGATCAACAGCAAATTCGAGTTCAATAACCCGAAAGAATTCTCCAGTGCTCGCGAAAGAGTCTTAAGACCTGCGGATATTATCGAGACCGTACGTTACCTTCTCAACCTGATCTCCGAAACCGAGAACTACTATCCGGACGATATCGACCACCTAGGAAACCGTCGTATCCGTTCCGTCGGTGAGCTCATCGCAAACCAACTCAAAGTCGGTTTCACTCGCGTGGAAAGAGTGATCAAAGAAAGGATGACCGTGCAAGAAGTGGGAACTCAGACTCCTCAACTTCTCATCTCCATCAAACCGATCACCGCGGTGATCAACGAGTTCTTCGGATCCAGCCAATTGTCCCAATTCATGGACCAGACCAACCCTCTGGCGGAACTCACTCACAAACGTCGTTTGAACGCTCTAGGACCCGGCGGTCTTTCCAGGGACAGGGCGGGTATGGAAGTGCGGGACGTTCACTACAGCCACTACGGTCGTATGTGTCCGATCGAAACTCCTGAAGGTCCGAACATCGGACTCATTCTTTCCATGTCCTCTTATGCTAGAGTGAACGATTACGGATTCCTCGAGACTCCTTATCGCACCGTTAAGAACGGACGTGTGGGAAACAATATCGAATATTTAACCGCGGATAAGGAAGAATACCATTCCATCGCGGTTTCTTCTTCTCCTGTGGATGAGAAGGGCGAGTTCAAGAGCAAACTGATCTCCACTCGTCACCGTTCCGATTACCCTTTCCGCAACCCGAACGAGATCCAGTACATGGACCTGACTCCTATGCAGGTAGTCTCCGTTTCCACCGCTCTCATTCCGTTCCTGGAGCATGACGACGCAAACCGCGCGCTCATGGGTTCCAACATGCAACGTCAGGCGGTTCCTCTTCTTCGCCAAGAGGCTCCTTTCGTGGGAACCGGTATGGAAACCCGTGCAGCTTACGATTCCAGAATCTGTATCATCTCCAGACACGACGGAGTCGTGAAATATGTGGATGCGGAGAAGGTGATCATAGAACGCAAGGGCGGAAAAGAATCCGATACCTACGATCTTACTAAATTCAAGAAGACCAACCAAGGTACTTGCTTCAACCAAACTCCCGTAGTCGGAGTGGTTCACTCCGAAATCGACGGAAGAGTAACCAAAGTAAGCAAAGAGAAAATCGAAGTGACCGCGGATAACGGAAGCGTTCGAGAATACAGCCTGACTTCCGGTCTGAAGCAATACCAACCTCTTATCTCTTCCGGAGAAGAAGTTCGCAGAGGATCCACTCTCGCCGGCCAGATCGTTCTGGGTGAGAGAATGGATGAGAATGGAAACATCCTCCAGAAGGGTACGGTCCTTGCCGACGGTCCTGCAGTGGATAACGGAACTCTCGCACTCGGACGTAACGTTCTCGTAGCATTCATGCCTTGGGAAGGTTACAACTTCGAGGATGCGATCCTAATTTCCGAAAAAGTCGTTAAAGACGATATATTCTCTTCTATCCATATAGAAGAATTCGAAATCCAAGCTCGTGAGACCAAACTCGGACAAGAGCAGATTACAAGAGATATTCCGAATCTTTCCGACAAGGCCTTCCGCGATCTAGATGAGACCGGTGTGATTCGCGTCGGAGCAGAAGTGAAACCGGGAGATATTCTGGTAGGTATGGTGACTCCTAAAGGAGAAACGGACCTCACTCCTGAATACAAACTTCTTCACTCCATCTTCGGTGAAAAAGCGAAGGAAGTAAGAGATTCTTCTCTTCGTATGCCGAACGGTTTCGAAGGGACCGTAATCGATATCAAACGCTTCTCTCGTGAGAGAGGGGACGAACTTCCTGCCGGCGTGGAAGAAATGGTGAAAGTCTTCGTAGCTCGTAAGCGTAAGCTTCTGGTCGGAGACAAGATGGCCGGACGTCACGGTAACAAAGGGGTAGTCGCACGTATCATGGCCGAAGAGGACATGCCTTACATGGAAGACGGTACTCCGATGGATATCGTGTTGAACCCGTTAGGCGTTCCTTCTCGTATGAACCTGGGTCAGATTTTCGAAACTCAACTCGGACTTGCTGCAAGCAAGCTGGGAATCAATTTCGAAACTCCGGTTTTCGACGGAGCTACTGAAGCGGATGTAGAGAAGTATTGCAAGGAAGCGAATCTTCCTCTCAGCTCTAAATTCAAATTGTATGATGGACGTACCGGACTTCCGTTCATGAACGAAGTATTCTGCGGATTCATCTACATGTTGAAACTCGCGCACTTGGTGGATGACAAGATTCACGCACGTTCCACCGGACCTTACTCACTTGTTACTCAGCAACCTCTGGGAGGAAAGGCTCAGTTTGGTGGTCAGCGTCTCGGAGAGATGGAGGTTTGGGCTCTCGAAGCTTACGGCGCATCCCATACTCTTCAGGAACTTCTCACCATCAAATCCGACGATATGTTGGGCAGAGCGAGAATCTACGAAGCCATCGTAAAAGGAATCCATTCCATCAAGCCTGGAATTCCGGAATCCTTCAACGTATTAGTACAGGAACTCAGGGGACTTGCCTTGGACATCGTCATCACCGACTCGGAAGGTAACAGCATCGATATCTCCGACTACGAGGACGAATATTCCAAGAGCAAGAAGAAGATCAAATTCGAGACAATCGAGAACGCCTAA
- the rplL gene encoding 50S ribosomal protein L7/L12, which produces MSTTEALLEQLGKLTLVEAADLVKKMEEKFGISAAAPVAVAAAAPAGGGAAAGGAEEPASFNVILKGFGDKKIEVIKVVREITGLGLKEAKDLVEAGGKSVKEGVAKAEADDLKKKLEAVGAQIELKAV; this is translated from the coding sequence ATGTCTACCACTGAAGCGTTATTAGAGCAACTCGGCAAACTTACCCTCGTGGAAGCTGCTGATCTAGTTAAGAAAATGGAGGAGAAGTTCGGAATTTCCGCAGCGGCTCCAGTAGCAGTAGCGGCTGCAGCACCAGCAGGTGGCGGAGCAGCGGCAGGCGGAGCAGAAGAACCTGCTTCTTTCAACGTAATCTTGAAAGGTTTCGGAGATAAAAAAATCGAAGTTATCAAGGTTGTTCGCGAGATCACCGGTCTGGGCTTGAAAGAAGCTAAAGATCTGGTAGAAGCTGGCGGAAAATCCGTTAAAGAAGGCGTTGCAAAAGCAGAAGCTGACGATCTTAAAAAGAAATTAGAAGCTGTCGGCGCTCAAATCGAACTCAAGGCAGTCTAA
- a CDS encoding sterol desaturase family protein, with translation MSINACDFGWECVRNFAVFQLSMNVVRYYPIAGLAFFIFWVWKKGTFERFRIQKSFPKWEKVVFEIKQSGVTLVMFSLVAVVSFSLQKLGYLPRALYFNFSERGWAYAIFSLVLITIWHETWFYWMHRLVHHKKIYPYVHSVHHKSVNPSPLAAYNFHWAEAFLEAIYVVPFISLVPIHFGVFIVHTFYAMVMNIWWHLGYEFFPKGWASHPLTKWINTSTHHNMHHQKFHGNYSLYFNFWDRIMGTNFPNYETYFDEVASGKPETASTPEIGFAK, from the coding sequence ATGAGCATTAACGCTTGCGACTTCGGTTGGGAATGTGTGAGAAATTTCGCAGTATTCCAACTTAGCATGAACGTGGTCCGGTATTATCCTATAGCCGGATTGGCATTCTTTATTTTCTGGGTTTGGAAAAAAGGAACCTTCGAAAGATTCCGGATCCAAAAGAGTTTTCCCAAATGGGAAAAAGTGGTCTTCGAGATCAAACAATCCGGAGTCACTTTGGTCATGTTCAGTCTGGTTGCCGTAGTTTCCTTTAGCCTGCAAAAATTGGGATACCTCCCGAGAGCGTTGTATTTCAACTTCTCGGAAAGAGGCTGGGCCTATGCTATTTTCAGCTTAGTTCTGATAACGATCTGGCATGAAACTTGGTTTTATTGGATGCATAGACTCGTTCATCATAAGAAAATCTATCCCTACGTCCATTCAGTGCATCACAAATCCGTAAACCCTTCTCCTTTGGCAGCCTATAATTTCCATTGGGCGGAGGCCTTCTTAGAAGCGATCTACGTGGTACCGTTTATCAGCTTGGTCCCCATCCATTTCGGCGTCTTCATAGTTCATACTTTCTACGCTATGGTGATGAATATTTGGTGGCACCTGGGCTACGAATTTTTCCCCAAGGGTTGGGCAAGCCATCCGTTAACCAAATGGATCAACACATCCACTCATCATAATATGCATCACCAAAAGTTTCACGGGAATTATAGCCTCTATTTCAATTTCTGGGATCGCATTATGGGAACGAATTTCCCGAATTATGAAACCTATTTCGACGAAGTAGCCTCCGGTAAACCGGAAACAGCTTCTACTCCCGAAATCGGATTCGCTAAATAA
- the rplJ gene encoding 50S ribosomal protein L10: MPSQEKFEAVALLKGKLEKRSDFILASYSGLTVEEITGLRAKLRKEGSEMKVIKNNLFLLALKESEKHKDKNIAFGPEYQGPLAAIFSEDNLPTVAKVLKEFAKTNKNLILKAGYLDGSILDAEGVDAIAGLPSREQLLAQIAGGINGPARSIASGLNQIIAGLARAIQAVAEKNNQ, encoded by the coding sequence ATGCCCAGCCAGGAAAAATTCGAAGCAGTCGCCCTATTGAAGGGCAAATTAGAAAAGCGTAGCGACTTCATCCTAGCCAGCTACAGCGGACTCACAGTAGAGGAGATCACCGGTCTTCGCGCGAAACTTCGTAAAGAAGGTTCCGAGATGAAGGTGATTAAGAACAATCTCTTCCTTCTCGCACTGAAAGAATCCGAAAAGCATAAGGATAAGAATATCGCCTTCGGTCCCGAATACCAAGGACCGCTAGCCGCGATCTTCTCAGAGGACAATCTTCCCACAGTTGCGAAAGTCCTGAAGGAATTCGCAAAAACCAATAAAAACCTGATCTTAAAAGCGGGTTATTTGGACGGGTCGATTTTGGACGCGGAGGGAGTGGATGCAATCGCAGGTCTTCCTTCCAGAGAGCAACTCTTGGCTCAGATCGCGGGCGGTATCAACGGTCCGGCAAGAAGCATCGCTTCCGGCCTGAACCAAATTATCGCAGGACTTGCGCGCGCTATCCAAGCGGTCGCAGAGAAGAACAACCAGTAA
- the secE gene encoding preprotein translocase subunit SecE, with the protein MKLGTFIQECREELKKVQWPNRQEVVQSTFVVLGTVLFFSAFLFLSDTAFVKLLTGFWNL; encoded by the coding sequence GTGAAGTTAGGCACGTTTATACAGGAATGTAGGGAAGAGCTGAAGAAGGTTCAGTGGCCTAATCGCCAAGAAGTGGTTCAGTCCACTTTTGTGGTTTTAGGAACGGTATTATTCTTCTCCGCGTTTCTTTTTCTTTCGGATACCGCATTTGTGAAGCTTCTGACCGGATTCTGGAATCTGTAA
- the nusG gene encoding transcription termination/antitermination protein NusG, with translation MADLKWYALQTYSGHENKVQKNLEKLIQQRKLEEKISQVRIPTMEVAEMKNGKKKVTKKKLMPGYVLVEMDMDEDLRFMIQSLPSVSTFVGSKDGGPEPLSVDEVKNLFAETGEFKSEEPVTPRLLFKVGDSLKIIDGPFANFTGVVDEIFPDKGRLRVKVEIFGRSTPVELDYLQVKTEP, from the coding sequence ATGGCTGATTTGAAATGGTACGCGTTACAGACTTATTCCGGTCACGAGAATAAGGTCCAGAAGAACCTGGAGAAACTGATCCAACAGCGCAAGCTGGAGGAAAAAATTTCCCAAGTACGCATTCCTACCATGGAAGTCGCCGAGATGAAGAACGGCAAAAAGAAGGTCACTAAGAAAAAGCTCATGCCGGGCTACGTATTGGTGGAAATGGACATGGACGAGGATCTTCGTTTCATGATCCAAAGTCTTCCTTCGGTCTCCACTTTCGTGGGATCCAAGGACGGCGGACCCGAGCCTCTTTCCGTAGACGAGGTCAAGAATCTCTTCGCGGAAACCGGAGAGTTCAAATCGGAGGAGCCGGTCACTCCTCGCTTATTGTTTAAAGTGGGAGATAGCTTGAAGATTATCGACGGGCCTTTCGCGAATTTTACCGGAGTCGTAGACGAGATCTTCCCGGACAAGGGAAGACTCAGAGTGAAGGTGGAGATTTTCGGTCGCTCCACCCCTGTGGAATTAGATTATCTACAGGTCAAAACCGAACCCTGA
- a CDS encoding type II toxin-antitoxin system VapC family toxin — MSGVLVDTSVWINHLRKSDPKLVELLGSGLVRRHPMVEGELSLGNFKNKTSFLVEYVQLKEVPSATHQEVRTFTERNALSGAGIGWIDAHLLASCALGNAKLYSADSSLLKAAEKIGIKELQ, encoded by the coding sequence ATGAGCGGAGTCTTAGTAGATACTTCCGTCTGGATCAATCATCTCCGAAAATCGGATCCAAAATTGGTGGAGCTTTTGGGCTCCGGCTTAGTCAGGCGCCATCCGATGGTAGAGGGAGAATTGAGCCTGGGAAATTTTAAAAACAAGACCTCGTTTCTAGTGGAATACGTCCAACTCAAAGAGGTTCCCTCCGCGACCCACCAGGAAGTCCGTACCTTTACGGAAAGAAATGCGTTATCCGGAGCCGGAATCGGTTGGATAGACGCTCATTTGTTAGCAAGTTGCGCTTTAGGAAACGCTAAATTATATTCCGCGGATTCTTCCCTTCTCAAGGCCGCGGAAAAAATAGGAATCAAGGAATTACAGTAA
- the rplA gene encoding 50S ribosomal protein L1 → MKRGKKYRAAKEKVDALKVYPIEKAVELAKASSYTKFDGTIEIATKVNYKSLQNIRGTISLPHGTGKLVRVLVFCKGDKQNDAKNAGAEFVGDMDLIEKVAGGWTDFDACVATPDMMKDVGKLGPILGRKGLMPKPKAGTVTNDVAKAVGELKSGRIEYRPDKGGVVHLGVGKVSFEPNKLVENIRTVVQTLLRDKPSDAKGDYLKTFSVSPTMGAGVKVDVKELVNTSL, encoded by the coding sequence ATGAAACGCGGAAAAAAATATCGCGCGGCTAAAGAGAAAGTCGACGCGCTGAAAGTATATCCGATCGAAAAAGCCGTAGAATTGGCTAAAGCATCTTCTTACACCAAATTCGACGGAACCATCGAGATCGCTACGAAAGTAAATTATAAATCTCTCCAGAACATTCGTGGAACCATTTCTCTTCCTCATGGAACGGGTAAATTGGTTCGAGTTCTTGTTTTCTGCAAAGGAGACAAGCAGAACGACGCGAAAAACGCAGGTGCGGAGTTCGTGGGCGATATGGACCTAATCGAGAAAGTCGCAGGTGGCTGGACCGATTTCGACGCTTGCGTCGCTACTCCCGACATGATGAAGGACGTAGGTAAGCTCGGACCGATCTTAGGACGTAAAGGTTTAATGCCTAAGCCTAAGGCTGGAACAGTTACTAACGATGTTGCGAAAGCAGTCGGCGAACTGAAATCAGGACGTATCGAGTATCGTCCCGACAAAGGCGGCGTGGTTCACCTAGGGGTCGGTAAAGTTAGCTTCGAGCCTAACAAGCTTGTGGAAAACATCCGCACCGTAGTGCAAACCCTTCTCCGAGACAAACCCTCGGATGCAAAAGGCGATTATCTGAAAACTTTCTCCGTTTCCCCTACTATGGGTGCAGGCGTGAAAGTAGACGTTAAGGAACTGGTCAACACGTCCCTCTAA